A genomic stretch from uncultured Pseudodesulfovibrio sp. includes:
- a CDS encoding NAD(P)/FAD-dependent oxidoreductase encodes MSNTMYDVTILGCGPGGLQAAIHASRKKAKVLMLGRIDNSSLYWAHVENYCCQIKISGEDILRTGRQQAESFGTEFRDEDVLSIDPVDNIFSIKLESGDSVLSKTVIIATGSSRNKLKVPGENELLGKGVSYCVDCDAGFYKNEVVAVVGCRSAAAHGAVSLTNFASEVHLYCEELDVADGLRTQLKETGVIVHEGVQIKEIQGETAVEAVLLDDGSTQNVSGVFIELGAKGVLELTAMLGVQLDESMKYLETDKKQRTNITGIYGAGDICGPPLQMAKAVGEGCVAGIEAANYAKKIIKE; translated from the coding sequence ATGTCGAATACAATGTATGACGTAACAATTCTTGGTTGCGGTCCCGGAGGCCTGCAGGCCGCTATCCATGCTTCCCGCAAAAAAGCCAAAGTGCTCATGCTCGGTCGCATTGATAACAGCAGCTTGTATTGGGCTCATGTGGAGAATTACTGCTGCCAAATCAAAATTTCTGGCGAAGACATCCTGCGGACCGGTCGCCAACAGGCTGAAAGCTTCGGCACTGAATTCCGTGACGAGGACGTGCTCTCCATCGATCCGGTAGACAACATTTTCTCCATCAAGTTGGAATCAGGCGACTCGGTTTTGTCCAAGACAGTGATCATTGCCACGGGATCCAGCCGCAACAAGCTTAAGGTGCCAGGAGAAAATGAATTGCTCGGAAAAGGCGTGAGCTATTGTGTGGATTGCGATGCTGGCTTTTACAAAAACGAAGTCGTGGCTGTTGTCGGATGTCGAAGCGCAGCAGCTCACGGAGCAGTTTCTTTGACGAACTTTGCTAGTGAAGTACATTTGTACTGCGAAGAACTGGACGTAGCCGACGGCCTGCGCACCCAACTCAAAGAAACAGGCGTTATCGTCCATGAAGGTGTTCAAATCAAAGAAATCCAGGGTGAAACAGCAGTTGAAGCCGTTTTGCTTGATGATGGATCAACGCAGAACGTCAGTGGTGTTTTCATCGAATTAGGTGCCAAGGGTGTATTGGAACTAACCGCCATGCTTGGAGTACAATTGGATGAATCAATGAAGTATCTTGAAACGGACAAGAAACAACGCACCAATATTACTGGCATTTATGGCGCTGGCGATATCTGTGGCCCACCCCTGCAAATGGCAAAGGCCGTAGGCGAAGGCTGTGTTGCAGGAATAGAGGCCGCAAACTACGCAAAAAAAATCATCAAAGAATAA